DNA from Mycobacterium sp. SMC-8:
ACCTCCACCGCAGTCCAGGTCGCGGAAGGCCTCGGGGCCCTCGTCGGCGTCCGCGCCGGCACCGAGGAACCGATGTACGTGCAGGAGGCGACCGTCGGGAGGATCGAGATACGCCGGTACGGGCCCCGCATCGCGGCGCAGACCACCGTCACCGGCGACGAGGAGATGGCCCGCAACGCCGGTTTCCGCCGACTGGCCGGCTACATCTTCGGCGGCAACCACCGCAAGACCTCGATCGCGATGACCGCGCCGGTCGCCCAGCAGAACGAGAAGATCGCGATGACGGCGCCGGTCGCGCAGTCCCGTGACGCCGGCGGCCAGTCGGTGATCCGGTTCTTCATGCCGTCGAAGTGGTCGATGGAGCTTCTCCCGGAACCCGACGACGAACGGGTGGAACTGGTCGAGGTGCCGAGCGAGACGTACGCGGTGCTGCGCTTCACCGGCGACCGCAGCCCGCAGGCCGTTGCGGCCAAAGGCGAAGAACTTCTCAAAGGCCTTCAGGGCAGCGGGTTCACGCCGCAGGGCCAGCCGATGGCCTGGTTCTACGACCCGCCGTGGACTCTGCCGTTGCGCCGCCGCAACGAGGTGGTGGTCTCCGTCAGCCGCGCCGGCCATCCGGGCCGGTGATCGGCTAACAGATCGTGTGGTGGGCGCGGACGGTATCGAACCGCCGACCGCTGGTGTGTAAATGCGTTTGACCGGCTTTTGTAGCGTCTCACGTGTCCGTGCCGTATCTATAGGTCCAGGTCAGCGCGTGTCACTCGTCTCGGGCCGTCTCCACCGTCTCGGCTGTTTCTGCGCGTCTTGGCACACTTTCGGCACAGCGGGGGTTCAATCGCCGAAGTGGGTTTGCACGGTTCTTCACCATCGCCAGAAGTCACTCCACCGTCTAGAACGGAACATCCGCCCCCATCTGGAGCTCCGGAGCGAGAATGCAACGCCGGCTTTCGTGCTGCACGTTCGCCACGGGGGTGCATCGACGGTGTCGACAGCTCCCGGGAGCGTCTCACCGGGGTTCTCGTCGGCTGACGTTGGACACCGGGATCAGACTTCCGAGGTTGCGGAGGGGAGCGCTATCTCGGCGTCACGTCCCGGCGATGCCATTCATGAACACCCACAACGATGCTGCATCCGCCGGTCGTGGCGCAGGGCGAAGGGTTGGAGCTGTCCGATAAACGCCTCACGTGGCTGCCGAGCGCCGATCTGGATACAGCGGCAAGAGATCAGACTCATCGAGGATGAACGCCGCCTCATCCAGCATGGCCACGCAACGCGAAATTCTCCTCAGCCCACCACGCGTCCGTCGCCGCTTGGGGTTCGACTGTCGGATAGCCGACGATCGGAATGCCGCCTCAGTGGCTTTACGCACTCAACCCCGTCAGCATTTGCTCAGCTGTAATTCTGCGGGACAGATCCAACGTCGCTGCGCGCAGCACGTACATGCGGGCCCAGGAGTCTGCACCTCTACGGCTTTCCCTACCCGACCCAAGATGCCCTGCGCTTGCAGACGGTTCCATCAACTCTATAGAATATTTTCCGCAGAATACTCCCAGGAGGTCTCCGTGAATCTGACGGCCGAAGAAGACGCCATCGTCAAGACCGTCCACGATTTCGTGGAGAAGCAGGTCAAGCCGGTGGTGCGGGAACTGGAACACGCCAACACCTATCCCGAGGAACTCATCGAGACGATGAAGGAGATCGGGATATTCGGGCTGTCGATCCCGGAGCCGTACGGTTTTGGTGCCGTTTCCATGCCCTGTTACGTGCAGGTCGCCGAGGAGTTGGCACGGGGTTGGATGAGTTTGGCCGGCGCAATGGGCGGCCACACCGTGGTCTCGAAGCTGCTGCTGCTGTTCGGCACCGAGGAACAGAAGCAGAAGTACCTGCCCCGGATGGCGACCGGTGAGCTGCGCGCCACCATGGCGCTGACCGAACCAGGTGGCGGATCGGACCTGCAGGCCATGCGCACAGTCGCCCGGCGCGACGGCGACGAGTACGTCATCAACGGTTCCAAGACCTGGATCTCGAATGCCCGCCGATCGGGTCTGATCGCGCTGCTGTGCAAGACCGATCCCAACGCCAAGCCTGCGCACTCCGGCGTCTCGATCCTGCTGGTGGAGAAGGTCCCCGGTTACACGATCTCGAAGGATCTGCACAAGCTCGGATATAAAGGGGTGGAGGCATGTGAGCTGAACTTTTCCGATGCACGGGTGCCCGGCGCAGCGCTGCTAGGCACCGATGAGGGCAAGGGCTTCGCGCAGATGATGAAAGGCCTTGAGGTGGGCCGACTTCAGGTCGCGGCCCGCGCCACCGGCGTCGGGCGCGCGGCATTCGAGGATGCGCTGCAGTACGCCCAGGACCGGGAGAGCTTCGGTAAGCCGATCTGGCAGCATCAGTCGGTGGGCAACATGCTCGCGGATATGGGCACCAGACTCTCCGCGGCCCGGGCCCTGCTGTTCTCGGCGGCCGAGAAGTTCGACTCCGGCGAGCGGGTGGACATGGAGGCCGGCATGGCCAAGCTGTTCTGCTCGGAGGCAGCGATGCAGATCGCCCTGGATGCGGTCCGGGTGCACGGCGGCTACGGCTACTCGACCGAGTACGACGTCGAGCGCTACTTCCGTGACGCTCCGCTGATGATCGTCGGCGAGGGCACCAACGAGATCCTCAAGGGCGTGATCGCCAAACAACTCGTCAAGCGTGGCGGCATCGATTGACCCGCCACGACATAGGCCCCGCCGAATAGGGCGGGGCAGCAAAATCCGTCGAGGTTGGCATCTCGCCGGTCACCGGCGCACAGGTCCTTACCGAACTCGGCGGGGAACCCAACAGCGCCACAATAGTGACTGCTACATCGAATGAATCGAGGAGATGACGTGACGGAGACGCCGCCCGCCGGTGAGCTGGAGCAGTACATCGTCGACTGGAAGCCAGCACCGGTCACCGCAACCGACATCATTGCCGTCGGCCGTGTTCAGGAGTTCGGTGCAACGCTGGACCTCGCGCAGAGTTTCGCCGACGGTGACGCGTTGCCGCCACTATGGCACTGGGCATTCTTCCTGGACTGGCCACCGACCGCCGGACTGGGGGCCGATGGTCATCCCCGCGACGGTCATTTCCTGCCGCCGATCCCCAACCGCCGCAGGATGTTCGCCGGCGGCAGGCTGACGGTCACGGCACCGCTGACAATCGGTCGTACGGTGACCCGGACCTCTGAGGTCGTCGACACCACGGTGAAGCGCGGACGCAGTGGCGCCCTGTTGTTCGTGACCGTGCGAAACACCTACCGCCAGGACGATGAGCTGCGGCTGACCGAGGAGCAGGACCTGGTGTACCGCAGCGACGACGGCTCCTCGACCGCATTCGTCCGCGCCGACGCCCAACTCGGTGCGAGCACGGCACCATGGACGATCGAGCCGGTGCTCACCCCTCCCCTGCTGTTCCGGTTCAGCGCGCTCACCGGCAACGCCCACCGCATCCACTACGACGAGGCCTATACCACCGGCATCGAGGGGTATCCAGACCTGGTCGTGCACGGCCCGCTGCTGGCGGTCTACATGGCCGAGCTGGTCCGCGGCGACGCGGCAGACCAATCGCTTCGGGAATTTCAATTCCGGCTGCAGCGCCCGGTGTTCATCGGCGACGCGATCCGCGTCGAGGGGAGCTCGACCGGGACATCGACCATCGACCTCAGCGTGACCTCCGGTGGCGGCACCGTGCACGCTGCCGCCACCGCCGTATTGTCATGACCCAATACACATCCGACGAGATCCGATCAGCCACGTCTTTTCTCTTCGTGCCGGGAGATCGACCCGAACGCTTCGAGAAGGCGGCAGCGTCGGGCTCCGACGTTGTGGTGATCGATCTCGAGGACGCGGTGGCACCCGCAGATAAGGAGCAGGCGCGGGAGAACGCGCGTGTGTGGTTGCACGCAGGAAGTCCGGCCATGATCCGCATCAATGGTGCCGATACTCCCTGGCATGAGGGAGATCTCACGCTGTCGGCCGATGGAATGACAGCAGTGATGCTGCCGAAGGCCGGCCCGGTCGGGGAGCTGTGGAGGTTCGATCCCAGCACCCTGGTGGTCGCGCTTGTCGAGACCGCAGCAGGAATCGCCGGGTTGTCGGAACTCTGCGTCGCACCCGGCGTGCACCGATTGGCTTTCGGCAGCATCGATTTCGGAGCGCAGCTGGGAATCGACCCGACCGACCGTGAAGCACTGCTCACCGCGCGCTCACTGCTGGTGATCGCCTCGGCGGCGAACGGGCTGGCCCCACCCATCGACGGGGTCACCACGGCATTGACAGACCGCGAGATGATCATCAACGATGTGGTCTACGCCCGCCGGTTGGGACTGACCGGAAAATTATGCATCCACCCGGCCCAGGTAGCCGCGGCACATGAGGCCGCCGCACCCACACAGTCCGAAGCCGAATGGGCGACAAAGGTGTTGGCGTCCGCGTCGGCGAATGGCAGTGCCTCGGCGGTGGACGGCCAGATGGTGGATTTGCCCGTGCTCCAACGCGCCCGCGACATTCTCGCCGCACTATCGCGGGTCTGACCCTGTCTGACTTCCCAGGCGCCCACGCGTGAACTTATTCTTGCGCATTCTGCGCCGAAAGATGCTGAGCCAGTAATCTTCCCGCGTTCTGGATATGGGTCGCCATGGCAGCTCGCGACTCGTCGGCGTCGCCAGCCCGGAGGCTTTCAATGATTCTGCGATGGTCATGCGCGGAAGCCTCGGGCCAGCCCTCCACCGCGGCGAAGAACTTCCGCGGCGCGAAGGCCAGCGTGCGTTTGAGCAGCCACTGGATCCGGCGGGATCCTGCTGTGCGATAGATCGTCGAGTGGAACTGATGATTCAAACGCTCAACGGCATCGTAATCGCGCTGTGCAGCCGCCTTCTCCAGCTCTTCCTGAATGATCTCGAGGGAACTGACGGTCGCTGGTCCGCACACCGCGGCGGCCCGCGCCGCCAGTTCGCCACCGAGCAGTGCCTGCGCCTCGTAGATATCTCCGACGTCCTGACTTGACAGGGCGGAAACCGCGAATCCCCGGCGTGGCTCGACAGTCAGGAATCCTTCGCTCTGCAGTTGGAGCAGACCCTCGCGGGCGGGTGTGGCACTGATACCCAGTTCTTCGGCCACATTCTCCGGACGGATGAACTGACCGCCGGTGAGCTGTCCGGACACGATGAGTTCACGGACGTGATCGGCAGCGATATCGCTGAGCCGAAGGGGCCCGCGTGGTTTTGATCGCTGCGTCGTACTGCCTGCCGCCATCCATCGACTATATTCGATCCCTTTGCTCGTACATATCTTTGAGGCACAGAAGAACCAAACGGCGCGAACGAATGGGACGACGTATTCGGCTCTGCCTGACGGCATTGAAAGCTTCGCGAGCAGCGTCCCTCACTACCATCTTTCGGATCGCTGGTACCCGTACTGGACACAGTTTGCTATGAAGCCACTCAGCTGAGTTCAGCGATCGCTAGGCTGACTACTGTGGCAACCAACCAATTGATCGAGGGCAGCGTGTCTTCCCTTTTCCTACAACGTTGCTCGATTTACCGGCTCACACTCGTCAGCATCGTAGACGACATACAGCCGCCGCCAGCGAACAGTGACTCCGACATTCGCTCGTCATGACCACCAATTGGCGGGATCCGCGTCATCCTGATCACTATTATTGGCTGACATCGCGGCTTGAAGCCCGCGGCGCCCGGGTGACGTTGTCCCGCATCGTGGCCTCATGGATGATCGTCGGCGGACTCACGCCGACTCTGATCGTGTTCGGAACCACCAGCTCGACTGATCTCCCCCTTCGACGTGCAGCGATCGGCGTGAGTATCGCGAGCGGACTGACCTGTGTGCTATGGATTCGCGGCACGTGGCCTACTAGGATTCAATCGGCCATCTGCGTCTGCATCGGAACAGCTTTGATCGCCATCACCTCGCTCATCATTCCTGTCCCTCTACTCAGTCTCGTGGCCTGCGTGCCGTTCATCGCTGTCGCCGCCTATACCGCCATACT
Protein-coding regions in this window:
- a CDS encoding heme-binding protein, with amino-acid sequence MFEKITSTAVQVAEGLGALVGVRAGTEEPMYVQEATVGRIEIRRYGPRIAAQTTVTGDEEMARNAGFRRLAGYIFGGNHRKTSIAMTAPVAQQNEKIAMTAPVAQSRDAGGQSVIRFFMPSKWSMELLPEPDDERVELVEVPSETYAVLRFTGDRSPQAVAAKGEELLKGLQGSGFTPQGQPMAWFYDPPWTLPLRRRNEVVVSVSRAGHPGR
- a CDS encoding acyl-CoA dehydrogenase family protein yields the protein MNLTAEEDAIVKTVHDFVEKQVKPVVRELEHANTYPEELIETMKEIGIFGLSIPEPYGFGAVSMPCYVQVAEELARGWMSLAGAMGGHTVVSKLLLLFGTEEQKQKYLPRMATGELRATMALTEPGGGSDLQAMRTVARRDGDEYVINGSKTWISNARRSGLIALLCKTDPNAKPAHSGVSILLVEKVPGYTISKDLHKLGYKGVEACELNFSDARVPGAALLGTDEGKGFAQMMKGLEVGRLQVAARATGVGRAAFEDALQYAQDRESFGKPIWQHQSVGNMLADMGTRLSAARALLFSAAEKFDSGERVDMEAGMAKLFCSEAAMQIALDAVRVHGGYGYSTEYDVERYFRDAPLMIVGEGTNEILKGVIAKQLVKRGGID
- a CDS encoding MaoC family dehydratase N-terminal domain-containing protein codes for the protein MTETPPAGELEQYIVDWKPAPVTATDIIAVGRVQEFGATLDLAQSFADGDALPPLWHWAFFLDWPPTAGLGADGHPRDGHFLPPIPNRRRMFAGGRLTVTAPLTIGRTVTRTSEVVDTTVKRGRSGALLFVTVRNTYRQDDELRLTEEQDLVYRSDDGSSTAFVRADAQLGASTAPWTIEPVLTPPLLFRFSALTGNAHRIHYDEAYTTGIEGYPDLVVHGPLLAVYMAELVRGDAADQSLREFQFRLQRPVFIGDAIRVEGSSTGTSTIDLSVTSGGGTVHAAATAVLS
- a CDS encoding CoA ester lyase, yielding MTQYTSDEIRSATSFLFVPGDRPERFEKAAASGSDVVVIDLEDAVAPADKEQARENARVWLHAGSPAMIRINGADTPWHEGDLTLSADGMTAVMLPKAGPVGELWRFDPSTLVVALVETAAGIAGLSELCVAPGVHRLAFGSIDFGAQLGIDPTDREALLTARSLLVIASAANGLAPPIDGVTTALTDREMIINDVVYARRLGLTGKLCIHPAQVAAAHEAAAPTQSEAEWATKVLASASANGSASAVDGQMVDLPVLQRARDILAALSRV
- a CDS encoding GntR family transcriptional regulator; the protein is MAAGSTTQRSKPRGPLRLSDIAADHVRELIVSGQLTGGQFIRPENVAEELGISATPAREGLLQLQSEGFLTVEPRRGFAVSALSSQDVGDIYEAQALLGGELAARAAAVCGPATVSSLEIIQEELEKAAAQRDYDAVERLNHQFHSTIYRTAGSRRIQWLLKRTLAFAPRKFFAAVEGWPEASAHDHRRIIESLRAGDADESRAAMATHIQNAGRLLAQHLSAQNAQE